From Vanessa cardui chromosome 11, ilVanCard2.1, whole genome shotgun sequence, the proteins below share one genomic window:
- the LOC124533468 gene encoding probable chitinase 10 — MGFKLILWCAVLYISVTASPRYPDESPFARSAIETIPDHDPIAPPIRSSVESIPLRNINEEGQGRLPLRDAVEKRPIPVADPDSLYKYLEDAKRAGADVEGIEEFKKYYGAASYLNNGSRTDEKLEQGNANLQEMQQTMNDPSSRRLVVCYLESWAAYRAPPLAFTAGLVPRSCTHLHYAFAVLHPHTYEVISANEDYDIIKGGYRIATGLKRRIPGLRVIISVGGEGMERLFSEMVQEPYRRNSFIDSAVTFLQEHDFDGLDLHWVYAGDKDEKEKELLTTLLYELREKFSSYGYLLSTVLPPYRYQIEDGYDLSAVSGATDYTILQAWDMTHSKREDPPSKALQHSPLHRDPGAGSRDQRFDNIEFMVKYIIRHGMAADKLVLGIPLFGRSYTLAASTLPAPGAAIDGWGDEGQYTQTKGMQAYFEICMNEREGKGVSGVDAAGNAFAVFDNQWISYDTPNTVLEKMKFITSTGLAGAAAWAIDMDDFRGLCGSPFPILSAISTSLNGEATYNDQSSLKIGSCETTNPYLASDEESCAHFHFCTGGISYRMICEDERLYDPSTGFCGHQDVGKCIPGQSLRISVEEATRFLAQAYETDFEWNSGTHKEIQNMESDRLVNSYHAENRKGNDNEKRVVCYMTSWAFYRRGDGKFVPEHIDTRLCTHIVYAYASLSHDELIAKEFDPWADITNNLYERVTSLGDAKVLLGLGGWTDSAGDKYSRLVSSRTLRARFTERIVTFLRMHNFKGLHLDWNYPVCWQSNCKKGAKSDKANFAKLVQELSKSLHAANMELGVALSGYKEVIESAYDLPAISEAADFMSTMTYDYHGGWERNTAHHTPLVPLKNDDLSYYSIEYAVKALISRGADPKKLLLGLAFYGQSYRLADTEGSSGPGSAAAGPGEPGEFTKQPGMLAYYEICYRVKNLRWKTGRQEKAGPYTYSDNQWVGYDDPKSITEKVEWAKKQGLGGVTAWAIDLDDFNNRCCNEPSPLLRAASRALGRLVPPPPTSACERPPQPVTPAPPTTTPAESDGSIVGGGDHGSHGNHDQHTSTTWPGWNPSTTTQSTMQTWWSQPTTTPMTTTKKPTTTTRRTTTTSTTTTETAQIDSDSLCEVGEYRDAPGDCEAYLQCEAGHWRKHRCAPGLHWSIKTKRCDWPSFAKCTATSISEASTASTTLAPMTSRPPPRPTTTKRTTTTSTTTTTTTTTTTTGRPTTSVIQDGVSEGRPCNGQEYHEVMGDCNSYLHCDGSVWRLQHCAPGLHWSATQKHCDWPKYAKCGSSTPKTTTSAPRPTRPATKPTRPPTTTSAAVVDRPSDDGQCGPNEMHAPASTCDSYLLCVGGRWRKQLCPPGLHWDKRTNRCDWKEFAMCEARQPDRTTRPPFQSIFTTTSRRPPTRRTTTTTTTTARPSTTVTQSGQYQIPTRCSTGTYHAHPRCEKFYVCVNGVLVAQSCAPGLVWNPQHSQCDFPSRNSCTDRRQITSAPAEIKPSAMLQMPEEKPMFCESGQYAADPLDCSRYLHCLFGKFEEFSCSAGLHWNQEKQICDWPSNAHCKVQKVTTTTTTTTTTTTTEPTVIDSESDGPVQSKPIVAEVDFVDPATKPQLLNTRYKLVCYYTNWSWYRPGLGKFNPEDMDPSICTHIVYGFAVLGEQDGLITVHDPWSDTENRFYERVVDYKKYGAKVSLAIGGWKDSAGDKYSKLVNDPQARARFISHTVQFIEQYGFDGLDLDWEYPKCWQVDCSKGPDSDKDGFADLVRELSAVFRPKGLLLSSAVSPSKMVIDAGYDVPTLAHYLDWIAVMTYDYHGQWDKKTGHLAPLYYHPDDDNTYFNANYTMHYWMEKGAPASKLVMGIPLYGQTFTTYSNWDNRISNGLNKPAIAGGDAGEYTRANGFLAYYEICERIKNRNWVVVKDKYNRMGPYAYKGDQWVSFDDVDIIKSKVNFIKSLGLGGGMVWAIDLDDFKNRCNEGKYPLLNAIKNCLLDSKVDSESVPLKPVDQNSLDEDDFEDIEVKPAYNKPTTKPTHNKHTTSRPTKTTTTTTTKKPTTVAVVNDEVVEEYKIVCYYTNWAWYRPNAGKYTPSNIDPSLCTHIVYAFAVLDSTKLVMKPHDNWLDVENKFYEKVVALKSNGVKVVLGLGGWNDSAGDKYSRLVNNPSARRKFILQAIDFIRQHGFDGLDLDWEYPRCWQVECEKGPSSDKQGFADLVKELRAAFEPRGLLLSAAVSASKRVIDLAYDIPVLAKNLDWISLMTYDFHGQWDGKTGHIAPMYAHEADEDKTFNTNFTVNYWINKGTPRNKLVMGVPFYGQSFSLVENSGNGLGAPTYAGGEAGDETRARGFLSFYEICERVRVQGWQVVRDPGGRMGPYATLNDQWVSFDDDFMVRHKAEYVRAMGLGGNMAWALDLDDFTGRHCGCGPSPLLANINHVLRGREAPPRCVFEEIQSTPTAVATTTEEPVTPPTDSLSDVEIVNDGSSLEGKTCSGVVFKEDERNCAKYYLCINEQYIQLTCPAPLVWNQNHCDFPNKSKCKSKNSLKIRDSNDEVDYEFKPIIACYFTNWAYYRQGNGSFGPEQIEPSLCSHIIYSWAHLDGDSNTVVAGNPELDISNDFYGKITELKFKGVKIILGVGGIENSMDEKWSQMAASQDKRKAFGSSLLKFIQKWKFDGVQIAWQYPVCQEAPCTGKDTTEKDHFSMLLVELSKILRPHNLELSAIVAPNPEVAAVAYDPAVLTATLDWIGIAANDYYETDSKRTAYLLPLMSNEPHKLDSLAAIIGFWSSIVSVNQLVMGVPAYGRSYTLRSELSTGIGAPIAGPGMPGPYTRIPGFLAYNEICAQTESTSWDVTTNEMGTYAVSGSRWVSYLRPRDVMAATTALRLAGLRGAALWALDLDDWRGACSCPPRALLTALRQGLLEPNSQNLVC; from the exons ATGGggttcaaattaatattatgg tgTGCGGTGTTGTACATCAGTGTCACCGCATCACCGCGCTATCCAGATGAGAGCCCTTTCGCTCGGAGCGCTATTGAAACAATACCAGACCATGATCCCATCGCACCTCCTATTCGATCTTCGGTGGAAAGCATACCGCTCAG gaACATTAACGAAGAAGGACAAGGAAGACTGCCTCTACGAGATGCTGTTGAAAAACGTCCTATACCTGTTGCCGACCCtgattctttgtataaatacctagag gATGCAAAAAGAGCGGGAGCAGATGTGGAAGGCATTGAAGAGTTTAAAAAATACTACGGGGCTGCTAGCTACCTAAACAA TGGTTCACGGACTGATGAAAAACTAGAACAGGGAAACGCTAATCTTCAAG AAATGCAGCAAACGATGAACGACCCAAGCTCCCGGCGCCTCGTGGTATGCTACCTGGAGTCGTGGGCGGCGTACCGCGCGCCGCCGCTGGCCTTCACCGCGGGGCTAGTGCCGCGATCTTGCACGCACTTACACTACGCTTTTGCGGTCCTGCATCCACATACATATGAAGTTATATCAGCCAACGAAGactatgatattattaaag GTGGTTACCGCATCGCGACGGGACTGAAGCGTCGTATTCCAGGTCTTCGTGTTATCATAAGTGTCGGCGGGGAGGGCATGGAGCGGTTATTTAGTGAAATGGTTCAAGAACCCTACAGACGTAATTCATTCATCGACAGCGCGGTCACCTTCCTACAAGAACATGATTTTGATGGTCTCGACCTTCACTGGGTATACGCAG GCGACAAGGATGAAAAGGAAAAAGAGCTTTTAACTACACTCCTATACGAGCTTCGTGAAAAATTCTCTTCGTATGGTTATCTCTTATCGACTGTCCTTCCGCCATACAG ATACCAAATAGAAGATGGGTACGATCTAAGCGCAGTCAGTGGAGCAACGGATTATACAATTCTGCAAGCTTGGGACATGACGCATTCGAAACGTGAAGATCCTCCATCAAAAGCATTACAGCACAGCCCTCTACATAGAGACCCCGGTGCGGGTTCGAGGGATCAACGATTCGATAACAta GAATTTATggtgaaatatataatacgcCATGGCATGGCTGCTGATAAGTTGGTACTTGGTATTCCGTTATTCGGACGCAGTTACACGCTAGCTGCTTCCACTTTGCCCGCTCCTGGTGCTGCTATCGATGGCTGGGGTGACGAAGGACAATATACCCAAACTAAAGGGATGCAAGCTTATTTTGAG atatgTATGAATGAACGAGAAGGTAAAGGAGTAAGCGGGGTAGACGCAGCTGGAAATGCATTCGCTGTCTTCGATAACCAATGGATAAGCTATGATACGCCTAACACTGTTCTAGAAAAG ATGAAGTTCATCACAAGTACAGGATTAGCCGGCGCCGCTGCCTGGGCTATTGATATGGATGACTTCCGCGGCTTGTGTGGATCGCCTTTCCCAATCTTAAGTGCTATATCTACAAGCTTGAAtg GTGAAGCAACATACAATGATCAATCCTCTCTCAAAATTGGATCATGTGAAACCACTAACCCTTACTTGGCCTCCGACGAAGAGTCCTGCGCACACTTCCATTTCTGTACAGGAGGGATCAGTTACAGAATGATTTGTGAAGATGAAAGACTTTACGATCCTTCGACTGGTTTTTGCGg tcaCCAAGATGTCGGCAAATGTATTCCCGGCCAGAGTCTTAGAATTAGTGTCGAAGAAGCTACTCGTTTCTTGGCTCAAGCGTATGAAACTGATTTTGAG TGGAATAGTGGAACACACAAGGAGATTCAAAATATGGAATCTGATCGTCTAGTTAACTCTTATCATGCTGAAAATAGAAAAG gAAATGATAATGAAAAACGAGTAGTCTGCTACATGACCAGCTGGGCTTTCTACAGAAGAGGCGATGGCAAATTTGTTCCAGAACATATCGATACTAGACTTTGCACTCACATTGTATATGCGTATGCCTCTTTATCACACGACGAACTTATTGCTAAAGAGTTTGATCCATGGGCTGACATCACCAATA ATCTCTACGAACGTGTCACTTCTCTGGGCGATGCTAAGGTCTTGCTGGGATTGGGTGGATGGACTGATTCCGCTGGAGACAAATACTCCCGTTTGGTGTCATCGCGTACATTACGTGCAAGATTTACGGAGAGGATTGTTACCTTCCTACGAATGCATAACTTTAAGGGTCTGCATTTAGACTGGAACTACCCAGTCTGCTGGCAGAGTAATTGCAAGAAAGGTGCTAAGTCGGATAAGGCGAACTTCGCAAAATTAGTTCAA gaATTATCGAAAAGTTTACATGCCGCAAATATGGAATTGGGTGTCGCACTCTCCGGATACAAGGAAGTCATTGAATCGGCCTATGATTTACCAGCCATATCTGAAGCTGCTGACTTCATGAGCACGATGACGTATGACTATCATGGTGGATGGGAACGAAACACAGCTCATCACACTCCATTGGTCCCGTTAAAAAACGACGATCTATCCTATTATTCTATA GAATATGCAGTAAAAGCTTTGATAAGTAGAGGAGCAGATCCTAAGAAGCTGCTACTTGGGCTCGCATTCTATGGTCAGTCGTACAGACTCGCCGACACGGAAGGATCAAGTGGACCAGGATCAGCAGCTGCAGGTCCCGGAGAACCTGGAGAATTCACTAAACAACCTGGAATGCTGGCTTACTATGAAATCTGCTACAGAG TGAAAAACTTGAGGTGGAAGACAGGCCGTCAGGAGAAAGCAGGACCTTACACCTATTCAGACAACCAGTGGGTCGGATACGATGATCCAAAATCTATAACAGAGAAG GTCGAATGGGCAAAGAAGCAAGGATTGGGTGGTGTGACAGCATGGGCAATAGATTTGGATGACTTTAACAATCGATGCTGCAACGAGCCATCGCCGCTGCTACGCGCTGCAAGCCGTGCTTTGGGAAGATTAGTTCCTCCTCCACCGACATCAGCTTGTGAAAGACCACCACAACCAGTCACACCAGCACCACCAACAACTACACCTGCTGAATCGGACg gaTCAATTgttggtggtggtgaccacggAAGTCATGGTAATCATGACCAACATACTTCTACAACCTGGCCTGGATGGAACCCCTCGACTACAACTCAGAGCACAATGCAAACATGGTGGTCCCAACCTACAACAACTCCAATGACGACTACTAAAAAACCTACTACAACTACTCGAAGAACTACTACTACAAGCACAACTACTACTGAAACAGCTCAAATCGATTCTG ACTCACTGTGTGAGGTGGGCGAATACCGCGACGCACCAGGCGACTGCGAAGCCTACTTGCAGTGCGAGGCGGGTCATTGGCGCAAACACCGCTGCGCGCCCGGTCTACACTGGTCCATCAAGACTAAGCGGTGTGACTGGCCTAGCTTCGCTAAGTGCACAG caACATCGATTAGTGAAGCAAGCACAGCATCTACTACATTGGCACCTATGACTTCACGCCCACCACCTAGACCTACTACCACTAAACGTACTACCACTACATCCACTACTACGACAACGACAACTACTACAACTACAACTGGTAGACCAACTACATCCGTTATTCAag ATGGCGTGTCTGAAGGTCGTCCATGTAACGGTCAGGAGTACCATGAGGTTATGGGTGACTGTAACTCGTATTTGCACTGCGACGGCTCCGTATGGCGCCTGCAGCACTGCGCTCCCGGCCTGCACTGGAGCGCCACGCAGAAACACTGCGACTGGCCCAAATATGCTAAATGCGGAA GTTCAACGCCAAAAACAACTACGTCAGCTCCGAGACCGACTCGACCGGCAACTAAGCCAACAAGACCGCCGACAACAACAT cAGCTGCGGTAGTTGACAGACCGTCTGACGACGGCCAATGTGGTCCCAATGAAATGCACGCCCCAGCATCAACTTGCGATTCGTATCTGCTGTGCGTTGGCGGACGCTGGCGCAAGCAGCTGTGCCCGCCCGGCCTACACTGGGACAAGCGCACAAATCGGTGTGACTGGAAAGAATTCGCCATGTGTGAAG CAAGGCAACCAGACAGAACTACCAGACCACCCTTCCAGAGTATATTTACAACGACATCTCGAAGACCACCAACTAGAAGAACAActacaacaactacaacaacagcgAGACCTTCTACTACTGTGACCCAAAGCGGCCAGTATCAAATACCAAca CGATGCTCAACTGGCACTTACCACGCGCATCCTCGCTGCGAGAAGTTCTACGTGTGCGTAAATGGCGTGCTCGTGGCACAGAGCTGCGCGCCCGGTCTCGTATGGAACCCACAACATTCACAATGCGACTTCCCTTCGAGAAACTCTTGCACGGACAGGCGACAAATAACTTCTGCCCCTGCGGAGATTAAGCCTAGCGCTATGCTGCAAATGCCGGAAGAAAAACcaa TGTTCTGTGAAAGTGGTCAATACGCTGCTGATCCTTTAGATTGCTCTCGATACTTACACTGTCTGTTTGGCAAATTCGAAGAGTTTTCATGTAGTGCTGGCTTACACTGGAACCAG gaGAAACAAATCTGCGACTGGCCAAGTAACGCTCACTGTAAAGTTCAGAAAGTAACAACGACGACGACTACGACTACAACTACAACAACGACAGAACCTACTGTAATAGATTCTGAGTCTGACGGTCCCGTACAGTCGAAACCAATTGTTGCTGAAGTGGATTTCGTGGACCCTGCAACTAAGCCGCAGCTattaaaca cACGCTACAAACTCGtatgttattatacaaattGGTCGTGGTATCGACCTGGACTAGGAAAGTTCAACCCAGAAGACATGGACCCGTCAATCTGCACTCACATTGTCTACGGTTTTGCCGTATTAGGAGAACAAGACGGCCTGATAACAGTCCACGATCCTTGGTCTGACACTGAAAACC gtTTCTACGAGCGTGTGGTGGACTACAAAAAGTACGGAGCTAAAGTGTCTTTAGCTATCGGCGGATGGAAAGATTCTGCTGGTGATAAATATTCCAAGTTGGTGAACGATCCTCAAGCACGCGCAAGATTTATTAGTCATACTGTGCAGTTTATAGAACAATACGGATTTGATGGACTGGATTTGGACTGGGAGTATCCTAAGTGCTGGCAG GTGGATTGCTCTAAAGGTCCTGATTCTGATAAGGATGGCTTTGCTGATCTGGTACGAGAACTATCTGCTGTTTTTAGACCAAAGGGTCTTTTGTTATCTTCTGCTGTATCTCCCAGTAAAATGGTCATAGACGCTGGTTATGATGTACCAACCTTGGCGCATTATTTAGATTGGATAGCGGTGATGACTTATGATTATCATGGACAGTGGGACAAGAAGACTGGTCACCTTGCTCCACTTTACTATCATCCAGATGATGACAACACTTACTTTAATGCT aattATACCATGCATTATTGGATGGAAAAAGGTGCACCTGCATCTAAACTTGTAATGGGTATACCTCTGTACGGTCAAACATTCACAACATATTCAAATTGGGATAACCGTATTTCCAATGGACTCAATAAGCCAGCGATAGCAGGTGGTGACGCAGGAGAATATACAAGAGCAAATGGATTCCTGGCGTATTATGAG ATATGTGAACGTATCAAAAATCGCAATTGGGTAGTAGTTAAAGACAAATATAACCGTATGGGTCCATATGCTTATAAAGGCGACCAATGGGTATCGTTTGATGATGTCGATATAATAAAAAGCAAAGTTAACTTTATCAAGTCTCTTGGTTTGGGCGGCGGTATGGTTTGGGCGATTGATCTCGACGATTTCAAAAACag gtGTAATGAAGGGAAATATCCACTTTTGAATGCAATCAAAAACTGCCTATTGGATTCAAAAGTAGACTCAGAGTCAGTGCCCTTAAAACCTGTGGACCAAAATTCTTTAGATGAAGATGACTTTGAAGATATAGAAGTAAAACCTGCATATAATAAACCAACTACTAAACCCACACATAATAAACACACTACATCACGtccaacaaaaacaacaacaacaacaacaacaaagaaACCTACGACAGTTGCAGTTGTTAACGATGAAGTAGTAGAGGAATACAAAATTGTCTGTTACTATACAAACTGGGCTTGGTACAG GCCGAATGCTGGTAAATATACTCCCAGTAATATAGATCCTTCTCTATGCACACATATAGTATACGCATTTGCTGTACTGGACAGCACAAAATTAGTAATGAAACCACATGATAATTGGTTGGACGTTGAAAACA AATTTTATGAAAAGGTCGTAGCCTTAAAAAGCAATGGTGTAAAAGTGGTCTTAGGTTTGGGAGGCTGGAACGACTCAGCAGGTGACAAGTACTCACGATTAGTTAATAATCCTTCAGCAAGAAGGAAATTCATTTTACAAGCCATTGACTTTATTCGACAACACGGATTTGATGGCTTAGACCTTGACTGGGAATACCCAAGATGTTGGCAG GTTGAGTGTGAAAAGGGACCCAGTTCCGATAAACAAGGTTTTGCTGATTTGGTCAAAGAATTACGTGCTGCATTCGAACCTCGAGGACTTCTTCTGTCTGCTGCTGTCTCTGCAAGCAAAAGAGTTATAGACTTAG CATATGACATCCCGGTCTTGGCTAAGAATTTGGACTGGATTTCATTGATGACGTATGATTTCCACGGACAATGGGATGGGAAAACTGGACATATTGCACCTATGTATGCTCACGAAGCTGATGaagataaaacatttaatacg AACTTTACGGTAAACTATTGGATAAACAAAGGCACTCCACGTAATAAGCTTGTTATGGGTGTTCCTTTCTATGGTCAGTCTTTCTCATTAGTAGAAAACTCAGGTAATGGCTTAGGAGCACCCACTTACGCCGGTGGTGAAGCAGGAGATGAGACCAGAGCACGAGGATTTCTGTCATTCTATGag ATATGCGAACGGGTAAGAGTCCAGGGCTGGCAAGTTGTCCGCGACCCTGGCGGTAGAATGGGACCATACGCAACGTTGAACGACCAATGGGTTTCTTTCGACGATGACTTCATGGTGCGCCACAAGGCGGAATACGTACGTGCTATGGGACTTGGTGGCAACATGGCGTGGGCGCTCGACCTCGATGACTTTACTGGAAGACACTGTGGCTGCGGACCATCGCCGCTGTTGGCCAACATCAACCATGTGCTGCGGGGAAGGGAAGCTCCACCTCGTTGTGTTTTTGAAGAGA ttcAAAGTACACCTACAGCCGTTGCTACGACAACGGAGGAACCTGTCACACCGCCTACTGATTCTCTTTCGGACGTCGAAATTGTCAACGAT GGATCATCGCTGGAGGGTAAAACTTGCTCTGGCGTCGTGTTTAAAGAAGACGAAAGGAATTGTGCGAAATATTATTTGTGCATCAATGAACAGTATATTCAACTTACTTGCCCTGCGCCACTTGTTTGGAATCAG AATCATTGTGATTTCCCGAATAAGTCGAAATGTAAGAGTAAAAATAGCTTGAAAATAAGAGATAGCAACGATGAAGTAGATTATGAATTCAAGCCTATCATTGCGTGCTACTTTACTAACTGGGCCTACTATAG acaAGGCAATGGCAGCTTTGGTCCCGAACAAATTGAGCCGTCACTTTGCTCACACATCATATATTCTTGGGCGCATCTCGATGGTGACAGTAACACAGTAGTTGCTGGTAATCCAGAGCTGGACATTAGTAACG ATTTCTATGGAAAAATCACAGAGCTGAAATTCAAGGgtgtaaaaataattcttgGGGTCGGTGGCATTGAAAACTCGATGGATGAAAAATGGAGTCAAATGGCTGCAAGTCAAGACAAAAGGAAAGCATTTGGAAGTTCACTATTGAAGTTCATTCAAAAATGGAAATTCGATGGAGTACAGATCGCTTGGCAATATCCTGTTTGCCAAGAG gCACCATGTACCGGAAAAGATACGACCGAAAAAGACCATTTCAGTATGCTTCTAGTAGAACTGTCCAAAATATTACGACCACATAATTTGGAGTTATCTGCAATAGTAGCTCCAAACCCTGAAGTTGCAGCAGTGGCCTATGATCCTGCAGTGTTGACAGCCACACTTGACTGGATTGGGATAGCAGCAAATGATTACTACGAAACAGACTCCAAGAGAACTGCTTACCTTCTACCATTAATGAGTAATGAACCTCATAAATTGGACAGCTTA gcTGCGATTATAGGTTTCTGGTCCAGTATAGTCTCAGTTAATCAACTGGTGATGGGGGTTCCTGCATACGGTCGCTCTTATACTCTACGAAGCGAATTGAGCACAGGCATAGGTGCACCTATAGCCGGACCGGGTATGCCAGGCCCTTACACGCGAATACCTGGATTCCTGGCCTACAATGag ATTTGCGCCCAAACCGAATCTACCTCGTGGGACGTAACGACCAATGAAATGGGTACGTATGCCGTGAGTGGGTCGCGATGGGTATCATACTTGCGGCCTCGAGATGTGATGGCAGCCACGACAGCGTTAAGACTGGCCGGATTGCGGGGTGCGGCGCTGTGGGCGCTGGACCTGGACGACTGGCGCGGCGCGTGTTCGTGCCCGCCGCGTGCCCTCCTCACCGCGTTAAGACAGGGTTTGCTCGAACCTAATTCGCAGAACCTAGTGTGTTAA